AGAAGGCAGATCTTCTGAGCGGTGAGCTCACGATCGAAAGTGCCCCAGGCAAAGGAAGTGAAATCACGCTCCGACTGCCAATCGCTGCCAAGTAGCCAAATGCAGGTGAAATCGATTTCCGCGCGAAGATTCGGGAATCGTCCTTGCTGCCAAGTTGCCGACCGCCTCACGATCCTTGACAATCGTGGGGAACTGGCCTCATCCCTTCGCCGGAAGGAATCGGAAACGGCAGCAATATGGCATTCACCCTCGTTCTGGCACTCGCCGCTCTGTTTCAATTGGTCGCAGTCGTCCTGGCACTGCGGCTCAATACAATCTATCGTCGTCGCTATGCCTGGCTGTTTATCTCTGGGGCGGGCATCTTGATGACCTTCTGGATCGGTGCCAGTTTGATCGACACCTATCGGAACCCGCCCGAGACCATCGTCTGGGAGCCGACCCTCTGGGTGCAAACCTTGGCAACGCTGCTGACTTCGATCTTGTTCTTCGCCGGGATTGGCACGATCGAGCCCCTGTTTAAAGAGAACGAAGCGGCCAGGGCTTTATTGGCCAGCGAGAACGCGTTGCTCAATCGCGAAGTGCAGCATAGTCGCGAAGAACTACAGCTCGCCCAGAAGGTGCAAGCGAATCTGCTGCCGCATAGTGCGCCTTCGATAGAAGGCCTGGAGATCGCCTTTCTGACCCGGCCGGCCGAATGGACCAGTGGCGACTACTTCGACTTCGTTCAGGTCAACGACCATCGCCTGCTGGTAACGGTCGCTGATGTTTGTGGCCATGGTCTTGGTCCGGCCCTGCTGATGACGACGTCGCGGTCCTATTTTCGCGGTATCTCGCACACGCGGAAGGAATGTCAGCCGATCCTGAATACCTGGAACAAGGTGATCAGTGACGACATCGAGACGGGCGACTTTATGACCGCGATCGTCGTGGAACTCGACCTGCACCAGCTGCGACTTTCGTATCTCGGGGCAGGGCAGAATGGTCTGTTGATCGACGTTGATGGCAGCCACCACGAACTAGAACGAAGCGGCCCCCCACTGGGCGTTCTACCAACCTTCCAATTCCCCGAACCGAATGTGGAAGAACTTCGCTCGGGCCAGGTTCTCGTGCTGTGCACCGATGGCATTCACGAAACAGTCGGACAAGATGGTAGCCAGTTTGGCATGCAGCGATTGGGGGATCTCATCGCCGATCATCGTCACCAGTCGGCCAGCCAGCTTGTGCAAACGCTCGACAGCGAAGTCATCGCGTTCTCGTCCGCACCGCAGCCTCAAGATGATTTGACCGCGGTGATTATCAAGATTCTGTAGACCTACTTCAGCACTTCTAGCAGGTTACTGAAGTTGTCGGTCCAAGGCTTGGCATAAACCATCTTCGGCCTCAGCTTGGTCGTTGCCGATTGCATGGTGTCGTCCGAGAGAAACTGCGAGTTCTTCGAGGCGATGATCCACTGCGAACCGGTGGCCTGGGTGGCGGCATCGGGAGCCGTGGTGATGTAAAGCGTCTCGAAGTCGAACTGATCGCACGTTCCCAACACGACCGGCCGCAGGTCGAGGTGCTTGTTGCTGACATGAATTGCCAGCACACCGCCGTCGGCCAGATGACGCTCATAGATTTCGAACGCTTCCTGAGTGAGCAGGTGCGTCGGAATTGCATCGCCGCTGAAGGCATCCAGCACCAGCACATCGAATTGTTGATCCGGCTCTTGTTCGAGCGAAAGCCGGGCATCGCCGAGCACGATGTCGGTTTCGGCCGGGCAATCGCTCAAGTAAGTGAACGACTCCTCCGCCATCTCGATTACATCGTCGTTGATTTCGTAAAAGCGGAAGTAATCGCCAGGCTTGCCGTACGCGGCCAGCGTTCCGGCACCTAGTCCGACCACGCCTACCCGTTTGCCTTCTGCCTGCGGCAAGCGAGCCATCGTCAGTCCGACGCCGGTGTCTTCCGCGTAGTAAGACGTTGGCTTGCGACGCTTCTCCGGTGACTGATACTGAAACCCATGCATGATCCGGCCATGGTACATCGCCAGAATTGGCCCGCCGTTGGCGGTCGGAACCTGACCGAGGTTCAACACTCCGTAGAAGTTTCTATGCGACTCAAGATAGTCCGACTGGAAACCACGAAGCTGACCAGACAACATCGCCAGCATGCCCATGAACATCAGCCCCATCGACCAGAGCGGTACCGAACCGAATTGCTTTTCGACCGAGGTCACGGTGACATGCATCGCCAGCCCGAACGCAACGATCAAGCTCAACGGCATCTCGTAGTACTGCGAGAAGATCATCGGGCAAACGAGCGACACGAACAAACCACCGATCGCTCCACCGGCGGAAATCGTCAGATAGAACAATGTCAGGTGGCGTGGCGCTGGCTTTAAGCGGACCAGCTCGCCGTGGCAGATCATGCAGACGAAGAACATTGCTCCGAAGTAGGAAACCGCAACCCAGGCAATGTCGAGCATTCCGCCCAGAAGCTGCAACGCGCTGATCAGCACAATGCTGCCGATGGTCATCCAGCCGAGCCATCCCCGGCGATACCAGCCATCACCATCGAAGCAGAAGATGAACGTCAGCAGGTAAAGGCTCAGCGGCACCACCCACAAGAAAGGGACCACCGCCATGTCTTGGCAAACGTGATTGGTCGTGGCCAACAGCATGATGCAGGCAAACGCCGGCAGCGCAACCCAGGACGCCATTGTCTTCCAACTTGGGGCGGCTTGGTCGGCAGCTTCCAGCGTCGATTCGCTCGATTCCGTCGACATCGTTTCGATCGGAAGGCGTGAGATCTTATACGCAATCGGTAGCAGGATCAGGGCGAAACCGAAGTAGCCCCAGCTCCATGCTCCCGACTGAATCGGCAACGTCCAGTTCGGTTCTACCACAAACGGATAGGTCAGCAGCGCCGCCAGCGACCCGATGTTCGACAAGGCATACAACCGGTAAGGCACTTTGCCGGGGGCAATCTCGCTGAACCAATGTTGCAGCAGCGGTCCGTTGGCCGAGAGCAGAAAGTAAGGTAGCCCCAGGTGCGAGACCAGAAGCAGCAAGATATAGCCCGCCGGCCAGGCATCCGCTGGCGGCTTCCAATCTTCGCTGGGGGAAATCGGCATCAACAGCAAGGCTGCTAGCATCAATCCGGCATGGACTAAACCTTGCCAGCGGCGGGGACACCATGTTGCTAGCAAATGCGCATAAAGGTAACCCGTGAAGAGGAAGACCTGAAAAAACAGCATACAGGTCGTCCAGACGGTCGGACTGCCGCCAAACCAGGGCAAGATGGTTTTGCTGATCAATGGCTGGACCTGGAACAGCAAAAACGCACTCCACAGGACTGCCAAAGGCAAAAGCCAGGTCTGGACTAATGAGTTCTTCTCGCTCGCCACTGCGGGCCTTCCCACACATAAGACTGGAAATGATAGTCAGCCAGTGCGCAGTGCGCTCACCCATGCCCAATTGCGCAAACCTGCGTAGAAGTGTAGGTCACAGAAAACCCTAGTTTGCGCGTGGTAATACTCACACCCCATATAGGCGATAACGACCAGCGATTTATGCAACTTTAGCCGCCACTAAATTATGCGCAACGGATTTCCGGAGAAATCTTTCTGATTTAATCCGCGCAAGCCGATCAATTGTTCTTGGAGAAGACAAGATGGGAACATTAAAATCCTGTCTGTGCCTTATCCTTTTCTGCAAATCTTTATCTGCGATGTCCGCCTCGATATTGTGGGTAGAGAAAGGGTTCCTTAGGGAGTGCGTTTCAGCCAGATGCCTCGGCGATCGAGCTAGTTTCAAGCGGTTCCTGCAAGGTCAATTCAGAGTCGTTTTTGTCTCTTCCTTATATCTGACCTCTCCTCGAAACTGTCTTATTCAACTTGCTTCTTCTCTTGGGCCACGTTTGGTCAAAACGTGCTCGCGCATGACAGGGAGATTGTCGTGTACGCAACTGCTTCGGTAGAAGCGGATGTGATGAGTGTGCTGCGCCAGTTCGCAGACGCCTACGCATGCCGCGACAAGGGGAGACTCCTGGGCCTGTTTTGTTCAGATCGAGATGCTGTAGTCCTCGGTAATG
This genomic interval from Bremerella sp. JC817 contains the following:
- a CDS encoding PP2C family protein-serine/threonine phosphatase; translation: MAFTLVLALAALFQLVAVVLALRLNTIYRRRYAWLFISGAGILMTFWIGASLIDTYRNPPETIVWEPTLWVQTLATLLTSILFFAGIGTIEPLFKENEAARALLASENALLNREVQHSREELQLAQKVQANLLPHSAPSIEGLEIAFLTRPAEWTSGDYFDFVQVNDHRLLVTVADVCGHGLGPALLMTTSRSYFRGISHTRKECQPILNTWNKVISDDIETGDFMTAIVVELDLHQLRLSYLGAGQNGLLIDVDGSHHELERSGPPLGVLPTFQFPEPNVEELRSGQVLVLCTDGIHETVGQDGSQFGMQRLGDLIADHRHQSASQLVQTLDSEVIAFSSAPQPQDDLTAVIIKIL
- a CDS encoding fused MFS/spermidine synthase, with the protein product MASEKNSLVQTWLLPLAVLWSAFLLFQVQPLISKTILPWFGGSPTVWTTCMLFFQVFLFTGYLYAHLLATWCPRRWQGLVHAGLMLAALLLMPISPSEDWKPPADAWPAGYILLLLVSHLGLPYFLLSANGPLLQHWFSEIAPGKVPYRLYALSNIGSLAALLTYPFVVEPNWTLPIQSGAWSWGYFGFALILLPIAYKISRLPIETMSTESSESTLEAADQAAPSWKTMASWVALPAFACIMLLATTNHVCQDMAVVPFLWVVPLSLYLLTFIFCFDGDGWYRRGWLGWMTIGSIVLISALQLLGGMLDIAWVAVSYFGAMFFVCMICHGELVRLKPAPRHLTLFYLTISAGGAIGGLFVSLVCPMIFSQYYEMPLSLIVAFGLAMHVTVTSVEKQFGSVPLWSMGLMFMGMLAMLSGQLRGFQSDYLESHRNFYGVLNLGQVPTANGGPILAMYHGRIMHGFQYQSPEKRRKPTSYYAEDTGVGLTMARLPQAEGKRVGVVGLGAGTLAAYGKPGDYFRFYEINDDVIEMAEESFTYLSDCPAETDIVLGDARLSLEQEPDQQFDVLVLDAFSGDAIPTHLLTQEAFEIYERHLADGGVLAIHVSNKHLDLRPVVLGTCDQFDFETLYITTAPDAATQATGSQWIIASKNSQFLSDDTMQSATTKLRPKMVYAKPWTDNFSNLLEVLK